The Thermoanaerobaculia bacterium genome has a segment encoding these proteins:
- a CDS encoding nuclear transport factor 2 family protein, translating into MKKISLGIALAIALLGVPVSARAADSNEAAIKDLNEQWVAAWNAHDPKRMAAVWADDVSLINPFGVKCSNRAEVEKLFEQEQGGVMKASTYKIDSFTLRKACDDVMIGDWEATVTGMIDPNGNPLPPFSHHGTAVYQNRGGHWALTMVRAFQPLPLPGAATK; encoded by the coding sequence ATGAAGAAGATTTCCCTCGGCATCGCCCTGGCCATCGCGTTGCTCGGCGTTCCCGTTTCCGCGCGGGCGGCCGACTCGAACGAGGCGGCCATCAAGGACCTGAACGAGCAATGGGTGGCGGCGTGGAACGCTCACGACCCGAAGCGGATGGCGGCCGTGTGGGCCGATGACGTCAGCCTCATCAACCCGTTCGGGGTCAAGTGCAGCAACCGCGCCGAGGTGGAGAAGCTCTTCGAGCAGGAGCAGGGTGGCGTGATGAAGGCGAGCACGTACAAGATCGACTCGTTCACGCTGCGGAAGGCCTGCGACGACGTCATGATCGGAGACTGGGAGGCGACGGTCACCGGGATGATCGACCCGAACGGAAATCCGCTTCCGCCCTTTTCGCATCACGGCACGGCGGTGTACCAGAATCGCGGCGGGCACTGGGCCCTGACGATGGTCCGCGCCTTCCAGCCCCTGCCGCTTCCCGGCGCCGCGACGAAGTAG
- a CDS encoding SDR family oxidoreductase translates to MDERRVLLTGATGYVGGRLLGELERRGVPLRCFVRREGALRRRVSASTEIVVGDALDPGAVARALAGVRAAYYLIHSMGQGEDFAEKDRRAAGIFGAAAREAGVSRIIYLGGLGGGSRLSEHLESRRETGEILRESGVPVVQFEASIVIGSGSLSFEMIRALVERLPVMICPRWVAVEAQPIAVEDVIAYLADALDLPAGAERIYEIGGPERVTYAGLMREYARQRGLRRLLLPVPVLTPRLSSLWLGLVTPLYARVGRKLIESLRTPSVVRDDAARRVFPVEPRGVAEAIRRALANEDAAFARTRWSDPVSSSALLDHDGTKRAGTRLIDSRTAKVAAPPSAAFDAIRRLGGERGWYYGNWLWELRGFIDLLVGGVGVRRGRRHESELEEGDAVDFWRVEKIEEDRLLRLRAEMKLPGRAWLQFETTPADGGTEIRQTAIFDSVGLFGALYWYGLSPLHRLIFSGMLREIARRTVAGPERISRSREGR, encoded by the coding sequence ATGGACGAAAGGCGCGTCCTGCTGACCGGAGCCACCGGATACGTGGGCGGCCGCCTCCTCGGGGAGCTCGAAAGGCGCGGCGTCCCTCTGCGCTGCTTCGTGCGGCGCGAAGGCGCGCTGCGGCGGCGCGTGTCGGCATCGACGGAGATCGTGGTCGGCGACGCGCTCGACCCCGGCGCCGTCGCGCGGGCGCTCGCCGGAGTTCGCGCGGCCTACTACCTGATCCATTCCATGGGGCAGGGGGAGGACTTCGCGGAGAAAGACCGACGGGCGGCGGGAATCTTCGGAGCGGCGGCGCGGGAAGCGGGGGTCTCGCGGATCATCTACCTCGGGGGGCTGGGCGGCGGCAGCCGCCTTTCCGAGCATCTCGAGAGCCGGCGGGAAACGGGAGAGATCCTGCGCGAATCCGGCGTCCCGGTCGTCCAGTTCGAAGCCTCGATCGTGATCGGCTCGGGGAGCCTCTCGTTCGAGATGATCCGCGCGCTCGTCGAGCGCCTGCCGGTGATGATCTGCCCGCGCTGGGTCGCCGTCGAGGCGCAGCCGATCGCCGTGGAAGACGTGATCGCCTACCTCGCCGACGCGCTCGACCTGCCGGCGGGCGCGGAACGCATCTACGAGATCGGCGGGCCGGAGCGCGTGACGTACGCCGGCCTCATGCGCGAGTACGCGCGGCAACGAGGGCTCCGGCGTCTCCTGCTCCCGGTTCCGGTCCTCACGCCCCGGCTGTCGAGCCTCTGGCTGGGGCTCGTGACGCCCCTCTATGCGCGGGTGGGACGGAAGCTGATCGAGAGCCTGCGCACGCCGTCCGTGGTCCGGGACGACGCCGCGCGAAGGGTGTTCCCGGTCGAGCCGCGCGGCGTCGCGGAGGCGATCCGGCGCGCGCTCGCCAACGAGGACGCCGCGTTCGCGCGCACGCGCTGGTCGGATCCGGTCTCGTCGTCCGCGCTCCTCGACCACGACGGCACGAAGAGAGCGGGCACCCGTCTCATCGACAGCCGGACGGCGAAGGTCGCGGCGCCGCCGTCCGCGGCCTTCGACGCGATTCGCCGGCTGGGCGGCGAGCGCGGCTGGTACTACGGGAACTGGCTCTGGGAGCTGCGGGGCTTCATCGATCTCCTCGTCGGGGGGGTGGGCGTCCGCCGGGGACGCCGCCACGAAAGCGAGCTCGAGGAGGGGGACGCCGTCGATTTCTGGCGCGTCGAGAAGATCGAAGAGGACCGGCTCCTCCGCCTGCGCGCCGAGATGAAGCTTCCCGGACGCGCGTGGCTCCAGTTCGAGACGACGCCGGCGGACGGAGGAACGGAGATCCGCCAGACCGCGATCTTCGACTCCGTCGGGCTCTTCGGCGCGCTCTACTGGTACGGGCTCTCCCCGCTTCACCGCCTGATCTTCTCCGGCATGCTCCGCGAGATCGCGCGGCGAACCGTCGCCGGCCCGGAACGAATCTCGCGGAGCCGCGAAGGGCGATAA